The Cylindrospermum stagnale PCC 7417 genome segment GCGTAGCGTGCCGGAGGCATAAATGCTGGGTTGATGGTAATTGCTGTGAATCCATCGGGTACATCACTTGACTGTTCTAGCTGTGGGGTGAAAGTTACAAAAGCGCTGCACATCCGTCAGCATATTTGCAGTTGTGGATGTAATTTGGATCGAGATCATAATGCGGCGCTCAACATATTAAATAAGGCGGCAGGTCATTCCGTCTTTAAAGCCAAGAGTCTCCTCAGCAGTAGCTGGATTGTCTTGGAAGCCCCCACTATAATCGGTACTCCGATTTAGTGGTGGGAGATGTCACCAAGATTGACGTATTTCATAATTCAAAAAGGAGAAAATCCAGTCTCTAGATTTTTATATCTGCGAGGATGCTTGCTGGCTTCTGCCTAGGTGGGTGTATGTCTTAGCTAATTGCCGTTGGATTAGAGGAATGTTGTTGCGGGCCGCATGACGCTTTTCAAGGATATTCACGGCTTTATGATACTTGCTGGCACGAATTAGGGCATCAAGATAAATTTGCTCAAATAAATCTCGTTGGGCATGGGAACCACCGGTGGAATACAATTCGGGCAATACTGGTTCTAGTTGAGCGATCGCATTTTGCCAATCACCTTGAGCATGGGCTATCATCCCCTTAGCCGCAGGTAATGCCACTTGTTTCCAAGTTTTGCGAGCATAAGGTAAAGCTTTTTCGGCGTAATCTTGGATGCTCTCTAACATCTGTGTCGCCCAGTCATCCTTACCAGCCCGCACCAGCGCATAGATGTATTGTAGATCCAGAAAGGCGATCGCGTGTTCGTGAAGTCTGGGATATAAATAAGCGGCGATTTCCTGCCAGCGAGAACCGACATCTACCCCGCGCAACTCCAACCTTAACAGTAGGGAAATGGCGTTGATTTGCTCCCGTGCAGCGTCTTTATTGGCACGTCCCCAAATATGTTGATCATAAATTTCTACCGCCTGGTGAAAATTATCGGCATCTAGGTGGTAGAGGGCAGTATGCCACCAAAGATGGGTGTAAAATGCCAGGTCGGTGTTTTCCCAAGTGTCAGCGAGACTTTCCATCCAAGCGATTCCCTCTTCTAGGCGACCTTGAGTTTCTAAAACATGGGCAACAGCGTGATGGGCCCATGGGTGATGACGCTTCATCTCAACTGCCTGCCGTCCTGCTGCTTCTGCTTCTACTAATCGGTGACATTCTTCTAAACCAAAAGCCAGAATTCCATACATATAAGGATTCTCGCGATTAGCGGGGAAAACTTTTTCGGCAATTTGCAGTAACCCCTGACTATTGCCGATATTTCTTTGGTGGTACTGGCAGATATGCACCGAAGCTAAATCACGGGGATAGCGATCGCTAATTGTTTGATGAATAGCGATCGCTTGTTGTAGATCACGAATAGCCCAAGCGTCAATCGCCCTCACAAATAGCTTTTCTCGTTCATTGGCCTGTGCTAAATTCTTGTTTGCCGCATCCAAATAGGGCGTCGCCAACTTCAAAGCATCAGCTTTACCCGAAAACAGGTAAAAAGCTACAACTTGAGCATTTGCGATCACACAAGCTGGATCTGCCTCAACCGCCTTGAGAATAACTTGGGCATCATTGCCAACACCTAATAACTCATCAACAAAGCGATTTACGGCTGTTACCGCCTCTAATGAATCAGTGGTGATTTCCAGTTCTTGAGAATCTTGCAACATCGTTTTTCCCAGAGCATTACACGCCTACTAGCACTAAGTAGTGATAAATTTACTTAGGGCAAATCCCAATGATGTAAGCATCTTGGTTGATCGCTGCGTGTGAATTAATTAAATTTATGGCAGCTGACTTTTCCCAACTTAACTTTTATCTACTGTATATCAATCGAGATACAGTAGATTATAGCCAACAGAAAGATAGATTTAAACCGTGATTTTTGTGCCATCAAACTTGGTGAAAGTGAAGCCATTGAATTTTTCGTTGTAACCCAGCCTTTCATCCCTGAGGATACTAATGGCGATCTCTTCACCCAAAGCCAAGCCAGCGGAACCATCTGTACGCCAATGAATACCACCGTGTCCGCGACCAAGGGCATAATTAGCTGCCAGCTTGTTCAACTCACCACCCACCGTTAGAGGCTCTGCTATATAGGGAATCACCTTAGTAGGGTCATTAGGATCAGGTACTACAGGATAGGGGATAATGAAACTCTCATCAAAGTATGCCTTTATTAGGGTGGCACTAACACCAGC includes the following:
- a CDS encoding tetratricopeptide repeat protein, with the protein product MLQDSQELEITTDSLEAVTAVNRFVDELLGVGNDAQVILKAVEADPACVIANAQVVAFYLFSGKADALKLATPYLDAANKNLAQANEREKLFVRAIDAWAIRDLQQAIAIHQTISDRYPRDLASVHICQYHQRNIGNSQGLLQIAEKVFPANRENPYMYGILAFGLEECHRLVEAEAAGRQAVEMKRHHPWAHHAVAHVLETQGRLEEGIAWMESLADTWENTDLAFYTHLWWHTALYHLDADNFHQAVEIYDQHIWGRANKDAAREQINAISLLLRLELRGVDVGSRWQEIAAYLYPRLHEHAIAFLDLQYIYALVRAGKDDWATQMLESIQDYAEKALPYARKTWKQVALPAAKGMIAHAQGDWQNAIAQLEPVLPELYSTGGSHAQRDLFEQIYLDALIRASKYHKAVNILEKRHAARNNIPLIQRQLAKTYTHLGRSQQASSQI